In Clarias gariepinus isolate MV-2021 ecotype Netherlands chromosome 21, CGAR_prim_01v2, whole genome shotgun sequence, the sequence CTTTCCTCTAAGTTACACCTCCTCTCGACACAGCATGTGTAACAGACTTTATGAGTCTGCAAAGAACAAGGCCCGTGAAGACTTCTGACGTATTACAAAAACATATACCTTAAAGACATGACTTATGCAGACCCAAGATTACTAGATGAGTGAAACAGAGACTTAGAAAGACTTTGTAATTGACTTTGAAATTTGATTTGTTGATTGAAGAACAAGACATGAACACTTAGGAAGACTTACAGTGACTGTTTCATTAATAACAAAGAATTTGTTTGTCTCACCATGTCTTTGAAAGTCTTGTGCTTCAATCATAAAGTCTTTGTAAGTTTGGGTAAGACTTTGTCTTTAATCAGTAATCTTGGTATGTTATCGCTTTCATTGAACAAGTCTTTATAAGTCCTTTAAAGTCTTAATAAGTCTTCAGTTTTAATCAATAAGACTACTTTTGGGTTACAGCACAAGCCATGAGTGGTTGTTTTGTGGAAATTGTCCAAGAACAAACAACAGAAGATGTGGGATTGGGGTTTCAGGTTTCCTTCCTGATCCACACTAATGTGTCCACCATGACTCTTTGACTTGCTGCTCCTTGAGCTTACAGATGCCCATGACTGGCGTGtgttgctgtgattgacagagGAGAGACAGTTTTCTGTCTCATGGCTCCTGACCCCATCGTTTCTGCTGCACCACTCAGGAGTCCACAGGTTTCAGGGTTCTGAACTAAAGTGGTTATAACAGTTACAGTAGACTCTATTAATAAACCACAGCCACATGGCACAGAACATCACCACAAACGCAGCCAGCATTGCCATCACCCTAATGGCCCAGTGGGGTACAGcttctacaacacacacacacacacacacacacacatagattttAGCATTTCAATCCGTTTCTAAACATGATACTATTagatttttaataatgcatttcactcCATACACACCAAACAGGGACGTGTGTGACACAGAGACATCATACACACGGATGTCTTCTTTATAGTCCAGGTTCCGGATGGTGTAAGTTCCACTCTCACTTCTCTCCATGTGTCTCAGTGTGAGCTCTGGGTAACTGAGTGATGTTCTGGGTGTGTATTCAGATTTACACTGTAGTGTTCTGTCAGTCACAGTGCAGATCTGTACATCATCAGCTGAGTCTCTGCTTCTATAAATCACCTCCACTGGTTCTGGTACGGACACATCCAGCTTCAGATCTTCACCAGGACGCATCTGAACTGCTGAGGACACGGCTGAGGAGAAAAAACATTCAGCTGGATTCAGTGGAGTCACAACTAAAGTATAAAGGTTAGCTCAGTGTTAGAGATGAGGTTAGTCAGTAGTGTATTTGTACCCAACTGTtggcacaaacaaaacaaaaaataaaaataatcagggATAAAACTCTGGAGTTAGAAAGAGAACATTTTATACTTTGCTGTCAAATgtagtataataaataataaaaagttaaatatataatatgctGATTTATGAATGAGATGATGGCGAGTGTTGAAAGAAATCTAAAAGTACTCTAGTTTATTGTCAGTATATTAGTGCATGAACAATGCTAGTTGTAATTTAATCACAGgtttaatagaataaaatgaTTTCCACACGCATTACTCAGCAGCACAGACAATAGCACTGCAGAACATCATGACTGTTTATATGATTGTGTCATGCAGCATGTATGGAATGTACAGGTGTCTCTAATAAAGTGAACGGTGagcatgtacacacatacacagtgtgaTATATTGTTGTTCCATCAGACTGTCAGATGGTGGCGCTGGATCTCACACCGCTCCTCAGTAGAGCTGATATAATGCAAGAAACATGAGTTTAAATTCAGTATCAGAATCAAGAGTAACTGAGACACGCCCCTGTTTCATATAAACTCCGCCCCCAGTGTGTGTGACTTCACTGGTAACTTCTGAACAGcccttaagtgtgtgtgtgtgtgtgtgtgtgaacacaatAATTGAGAGTGAAGGATTTATCAGCAGTAGAAGAGATAAACACACTTACGGGAGATTCTGAGGTTCACAGTAACGTAGTCTGAGTAATCACACTCACACGTGTACGTCTTCCTCATACTGTAATCAGGATTAGTGATGGTGAGAGAGAGATCTCCCTTCTTAAACTGATCATAAGACATGTTAAACCCCTTCTGCACTGATGTACATGATGTCTGATCACACTGAGCGAAGACGACGTCTCGATTACTGTCCAAGGCCCATTTGGCCCGACCAGAACACTGAGCTTCACATGGGAGAGTCACAGACTGATGAAGCGTCGCATAAAAAGGAAAGCTAGCAGCTGATCCAGGATCTGAAAGAGAGAATAAACACTTTATATCAAGAACAAAACTATAAAGATGATTTTTAtccttaaatgtaaaatacagtgAGAGTCCTGCACTCTTCTCCAGTGTGTGTATTAATCTGACTGCTGCAGGGGTgaagggaacacacacacacacacacacacacacacacactcacacacacacgcttcacCCCATCTCATCCACCCACAAACACCTGATTCCCTCTTTCACACTTTGTCCTCTCACTTACCAGtggtgagagtgagtgtgtgtagtgtacaatgagagtgtgtagtgagagtgtgtgtagtgtagagtgtacagtgagagtgtgtagaGCAGGGGTATTCAACTAAAGTTTAAAGAGGTCcagtcagaattttttttttgaagcaaaAGTCCGGAAGATCATAATGTCTAACAAGTTAGTGTAATAgcttatatataaaactttttattatataattaagtcTTAGACATCTGCAAGTAATAAAACCCTGACTGCCAAATCAAATGAATTCAGTACAATTCAAAAACCTTTTGACTGATTTATTGTCATGTAACATAACCAAACATATATGTATGACTGTAGATATTATAATGGTCtctcattaattaaataaaagtagggctgcatttcaaaataaatgaaatttgaaAATCGTGTATATTCAAATAAAGTGCTTAATTtcacaaaaatacaataaagggAGAAAAAGCttgaatttcactttttgttttacatCTTGACAAAACAATCGCTaccaattaaacaaataattacaaataacaCATCTTAACACCTGAACAGATTTAGAATATCATTTTGTTCCCCTTTTATGCCCCACTTGCCCACTTTTTTGCTTAGTGAGAAAATTGAGCTCTAGCTTGACTTGCTAGTCAGGGCAATCCTCATACACATCTGAAGGTGCTCATTGGTGACTCTGGAACGATATTTAGTTTTGATTATGTTCATTGTTGAGAACGCTGCCTCGCAGATGTATGTGGAGCCAAACATTGTCAAAATGTGTAGGACTACTTTCCTCAAACCTGGGAAAGCTGTTTCAGGGACCACTTAAAGCcagctatgggaaacatcttgtcatgttgccggttgtgaagcatgtgtgtatcaaacacggcaaattttttgcttttataacctcggtgggtgacgtcatctgataagacgcacctgcaggttataaataggagtgaaccggaaacattccttagattgatttgtctgaacggacgtccggtcacgtaggcagtgcggcattgggacgcagcatctcgttcatgccttttcagggaacagggttacagcaaagtaacccgagacgttccctttcaaaggctacactcgatgctgcgtgaaaacgctatgggaacgagagtgccaacgccgctgcactgcaagtgtctggactccaaggtagTGTAGCGTGTAGCTTTATCTAGGTAGCTGACTCTGgcccccccgttgcggccccagaccatgtaaaagctgctctaaCTTACACCACTAGCTGAtgtggtggacgtaaatctgaagagcacgtactggacacagtaagtgaagtctctcctgctccgaagctgtaaaggcggaggacagaaggcttcaaaacaataggatgcatattggcaaatgtgtgcggagaggaccaatcctccgcgtcacacacttgctgcaaggaaatacctcttgctagtgcaatagatgaggcgattccccaggttgaatgagccctgatttctAGAGgggaagtgagcccacgcgcctcataggagagggcaatagcatctctcacgcagcttgtggccccaaaacatgtaaaagctgctctgacttacgccactgtcCAACGCGGtagacgtaaatctgaagagcacgtactggacacaatgagtgaagtctctcctgcttccaagctgtaaaggcggaggacaggaggcttcaaaaacaataaggtgcatgttgggaatggaacttttggaagatagttagtgaggatgcaaaatggccctgactagcccaggggcaaagtctaggcaggatggggagattGACAGATCTCTGATCATCTtggagaggtaacaccatttagaaaaaacatcttgagggtcagaaacctgaggcgctgactctagtggttcaacaagggggcacaagcccgaggaaaacatttttcctgcagaaactccagcactgaaacaattcggcagtggactgggtctacctgcttcgtcatgcaccaactttcaaatacattccatttcagggcataagctcttctaggggaggcagccctagcacttaaaatagtcttaattacgctggctggaagaccagcttgacttagttggtcctgttcagggaccgccaaggcgtccagacgcaggggctggaagtcagagagtagtaagggggccatttgctgatcttgcgaggcaaagaggtccacctccgctacatgaaattttcccagaatgtaaatcgccctgagggacaggaacctggtgcgctagctatttagcggcgcgagcacagtctgccctggcgattaatatatgagactgccatagtgttgtccacccgcactaggacatggtagtctcaactgctagaggaagtgctttagggcccaaaatagagccatcattttgaggcaattgatgtgccgcgcaaaaagatggcctctccagctcccttgggctagatggtcatctaagaccgcacccagcccatgagggaagcgtctgccgttagcatctgcgacgacaagacgagcttagagtgggacccagagtcagaaaccggggtctgaaccacatagaaagggtacgaagcacctggcgcatagcccttattggggattggccctagagtgaaatcccctggttcttagccacaactgaaatgctctcatgtgcagaaggcccaaaggtgtcaccgtggatacagctgccatgagagctaagatctctgaaagtgatggtcactttctggtctagttTGATTTCCTTTaaggtgttgagaatggattcgacacgagcgggagacagttGTGCCcccttacgctcaaattccatgtgacacccaaaaatgttgtccagATACTGTTAAGCTTCGCCCcccaaaagcgaacctcaggaacctcctgtgttgtggcaatatttccattgatttatttttagatagcggtaaagcccgcaaaatctaaaaaattggacgcagccccccgttcctcttggaaaccaaaaaatacagaatgtagtagcctgactctctgtctggtaggagaacatgttacatggccccatttcccagcaacttatgtcagcagatgcgcactttccggtttcatggaagaggagaccacgccattgaaacgcggagggtgatgtgagaactgaatcctgtagtttctctgtacagtgttTAGTAcacaaggagatatacttggcagtagcttccacgctgccagttacTCGGAAAGGGGCaaagtctcggcggcttggttaaacggcggggggatgttagatgtttggcatcctgaaacatggcaggaaaaaaaacaaagaactaacattttattggagactggagttgcacGAAACACCCGTGgcggcggagcaagaacaccgatCTCCTGGgtgtgccagggagaacacttcattctttgaaaggaattctgcgtgcctctccccattggggggccaccccccacggtcctgggcacatgaacctcagggcttctttgtgaagacaatatgccagtctgacctcttttgaggtgGATTGCGTGatgcaccccaatcttgcgagggggtgcccagctcaaaaacactctccttgtgtgtttcacgccttacaacagtcagacccggtcgagactgggtggccgacagtcccgactcttgagcacggcggggaaggaattatGAACCTAGttgcgaccgagttaacgacatcgccaagtaggccgggaggcgagatggggcatcgaggaggaatacacaatccttctccttgatgcccctgagattcaaccagaagtgcctctccgcgaaaaccatcgcagccataaaacggccgatagcacgagccgtctgctttgttgcacgaagagacaagtctgtggcccggcgtaagtccAATATGCCCTACCTTGAAAAGCCCCGCCAGTACCCAATCTCTCatcaggtcagcctggtaggcgtgcaaaaccgccatggtgtgcaatggagcaccaacctgacctgctgcctgaaaagcttttccctccagggaagatgaaaagtctacacagcttgaaaggaagtaatagcttttcaggaaggatgatgtcccagaagagagatatcctggaagcgtctcttctatctgggtgtcatcatataactccgcgcttctacctcaactatatttaaataaataaataaataagttgatggcaggaaaacacgggatgaatacagcttactccatgaaagggttaactcatgtggagattgctaagaaaaggggagagagcgtcgttaaagctccgccccctggcCACCCggcagaacctgccgtctatgtttttatttatttattcatttatttattttaattaattaattttttaagtgcttagaggctattaccatctccgcagaagcaagagaggatgtttattcaATGGTTAATCAGGAGGGAAGTAGCGTCTTTCCTGGCACAGGTAGCAAGTCAGAAAGCAAAATAATTTTCTGACTTTTTAGAAAATGAGAAACACATGGATAATGTGGCCTTTTTCGTTGATATCACTTCACATCTGAATGAACTGAATATAGGGCTACAGGGTAAAGGACAATTCGGTTTGTGAACTGATGACAGCTGTCCGCTCCTTTCAAATGAAACTTGAGGTGTTCATGGAAAATTTGCAGGCAGACAGTGCACACTTCCCAACAGTACAGGAACAGGTTCAGGGACAGAGAGATGTGTTGTCTTTTGTTGACTTTATTGATAAGCTGATTGTAAACTTTAGCAATCGTTTCGACAACTTCAGCTTTGGACAGCATCTCACTATGTTCATTCAGAACCCATTTTTTATCACAGATGTCAGGGGGTTCTCAAAGGAAGTCACATAGCACTTTAAATGGGCAAATGTTGGGCATCTCCGGATGCAATTggttgttccctttcaaaggctacactcgatgctacgtgaaaacgctatgggaaacatcttgtcatgttgccggttgtggcatgacattcacaagaagcgccagggcgcGCTTGAGAGTGGACAGAGGAATTTACCGATACGATGAGAACGCGAtagaaaggagtttttaaatccatctctcactgctctgccggatgcacgagtttaagccccaggaatgttCGGCGGCTCGAAGCTTCTCCAGGAATGCGGGGCGCGCGCGTACAGTAGCACTTAAtcaaagcagtaaagtgtagagatcgccttccaatatggattatacacacggagggacatcttgtttaaaactctgccattatcggtgagttaaacacttattttgctggtttgcacaacacgctcacaactaggtgaagacaagaatctgagaaatgttttcggttcactcctatttataacctgcaggtgcgtcttatcagatgacgtcacccaccaaggttataaaagccaaaaatttgccgtgtttgatacacacatgcttcacaaccggcaacatgacaagatgtttcccatagcgttttcacgtagcatcgagtgtagcctttgaaagggaacaaccAATTGCATCCGGAGATGCCCAACATTTGCCCATTTAAAGTGCTATGTGACTTCCTTTGAGAACCCCCTGACATCTGTGATAAAAAATGGGTTCTGAATGAACATAGTGAGATGCTGTCCAAAGCTGAAGTTGTCGAAACGATTGCTAAAGTTTACAATCAGCTTATCAATAAAGTCAACAAAAGACAACACATCTCTCTGTCCCTGAACCTGTTCCTGTACTGTTGGGAAGTGTGCACTGTCTGCCTGCAAATTTTCCATGAACACCTCAAGTTTCATTTGAAAGGAGCGGACAGCTGTCATCAGTTCACAAACCGAATTGTCCTTTACCCTGTAGCCCTATATTCAGTTCATTCAGATGTGAAGTGATATCAACGAAAAAGGCCACATTATCCATGTGTTTCTCATTTTCTAAAAAGTCAGAAAATTATTTTGCTTTCTGACTTGCTACCTGTGCCAGGAAAGACGCTACTTCCCTCCTGATTAACCAAAAGCGTGACAACACCCTGCCTTTGCTGAGCCATCTCACGTTGTTGTCCAGCAAAAGATCATCAGCATCAACTTCTCTGAGGAATTCCCTAAGCATGCGATGCTGGTAGGAAGAGGATGAACTGAGAAAATTTATCATTTTCATCATTGTATTCATCACCTCAGCATGCTCATTTGACAGGGAGGCACAGAGGACAGACTGATGAATAATGCAATGGTAAGCTATGAGCTCAGGATTGGCCGTTTTTTAGTCTTGCTACAgctcctttctctctccctaTCATAGCGGGGGCTCCATCTGTGGTTATTGAGACCACTTATTTTGGCTCGATTCCTCTCCtttttaacatctttttaattGCAAGGTAAATATCTTCTCCACTCGTACTGGTCTGAAGGGGAGTGACACCTAACAAGTCTTCAGAGAATGCATTCTAGTCTATGTTGAAAAACCTGCCCTccaagtgtgtcattgtgtgtaaAAGTTCTATGAAAATAATTTATCTTATTTCTTAGGCGTTTTCAACCACTGCTGCCACGCTGATGACATATGCGGCCAAACGGAAGAAGACCGTCTATATTCTTAGCAGCATGCACAGCGTGGTTCAGACTGATAATACCACCAAAAGGAAGCCAAACACTGTCACCCTTTACAACACCACAAAGTGTGGCGTGGATGTGATGGACCAGATGGTGCGGGAGTACACTGTCCGCACAGGAACACGGCGCTGGCCAATTGCCGTGTTCTATAACATGATCGACATGGCAGCAATGAATGCACATGTGCTGTATCAAGCATGCACTGGGACACAGGAAAGACGGGTGGACTTCCTGGTGGAGCTTGCAAGAGAGTTGGCTAACTCTCATATGGCTGGGAAGAAGGCAAGAAAAGAACAGTTGCTTCGGACACAACCCTCCACACCCAGCCCTGGAAAAAGAGCCAGGTCAGGTCAAACACCAATGCAGGAACAATCATGCCACTGTGCGATGTGTTCACTGCTACAGATACACATGTGGTAAATGCAGACGGGAGATACCATGGCAGTGCCAGGATTGTGAGTGATTGCTAAAATGTACTCactcactttttattattatttgtaaatatgtgtACAAATGGTTGgttggttttttattttattttgcactgttTTTATCAGTAAATCTCAGCAACATAGGAAAAAAACCCATGTGTGTGATGATTTCTCCCTAAGATGTCAAAGTAAAACACAAGTTCCCTTGAAGTGGCTCAGCATGGCCCCGCCTTGTTTACATAACAAAAGCATCTGTTCACAGGTGATTAAGGATATTAGCTAAAAGCCTTCCAGCCCATTTTATAGGTAGAAAAGCCAAATGGCTGCTCTCTGGGACTTCTAGTGTTAGTGCTCCCAGTGGGAAGTATGAACATAAAGGAATCTGACCATTCCGGATTAAATGCTCTGTTTTCGCTGTccacctttctttttttggagAGCGCCATTTGTtcagttttttctctcttagtCTTGATcgtctctttttctgtctgtttctctgtttctctctttctccgtctcactcgcctgtttctctctctttttccatcTTTCTCGCCTGTTTCGCAGTCGTCTGTGTCTCTGTTTAATGTATGGccatttttcatttctttttttaccatcTCTTTTGCCGCTTAACACTCTCATCTGTCTGCGCTGTAGACTTGCAATGTTTATCAAACTTGATAGGCTGAGTGGTATCACGTGGTATGCTTAGCTCGCATGCAATTGGCTTGTGTGTTTCCACCACCATACAATCATACAGCTGCACTGGTTGAAATAGAAGCGTCCcgacgttttttttaaatcataaccGTAACGTTGACGTTTTGGCTGTAGATCCGGGTCACTAAACTATAATAGATAGGTCCGTATGGGATGGCTTCTCGGTCCGGACCCGGACCACGGTCCGCCTGTTAGTGAAGGCTGGTCTAGAGTGTATAGtgagagtgtgtagtgtagagTGTAGAGTGAGACTTACCAgtggtgagtgtgagtgtgagtaagAACAGGACACAgtgatgtgagagtgtgtagtgtacagtgaGAGAGTGTatagtgagagagtgtgtagtGAGAGTGTGTAAAGTGTAGAGTGTAGAGTGAGACTTACCAgtggtgagtgtgagtgtgagtaagAACAGGACACAgtgatgtgagagtgtgtagtgtacagtgaGAGAGTGTatagtgagagagtgtgtgtagtgagagtgtgtaaagtgtagagtgagagagtgtatagtgagagagtgtgtgtagtgtgtagtgagaCTTACCAGTGGTGAGTGTGAATGTGAGTAAGAACAGGACACAGTGATGGACGCTGCAGGACTGCATGTCTGAGGAGACACAACACCACCATCAGCACTGCACAGGTGGAGAATAAAGCACTGGGTTTAAATCTCAATCAGAAACCATCAGAGCTACAAGTGTTACAGaatctcagagagagagagagagagagagagagagagacagggggacagagagagagagagagagagagagagagagagagagatgctgaaCTATAATGATGTATAAATCTGAGTACATTAGTAGATGAAATGACGGTGCTGTAGTGTGAGAGGAATAACACAGTTCAGACTCGCTGTCGGAGGAAAACTACTCACACTGTTAGAGAATTATTCCCCTCTAACACTGTGCTGTCAAGTCTGTTTATCtgtattttatcatttacacACTTTACTGTCTCAgtctccactgtgtgtgtgtgtgtgtgtgtgtgtgtgtgtgtgtgtgtgtataagagagaTATTTGTAATAAACTCACCAGGAGAGCGTCTTCACTCCGCTTCTTCTCTCTCAGTAACGATGTGTGTTTGAGCTTCCTGTGGATCATCACTACACCCATATatagtgtcacacacacacacacacacacacacacacacacacacacacacactcaaacaaacagacacacacaaacacacacacacacacacacacacacacacacactcactcaaacaaacaaacacacacacacacacacacacacacacacacacacacacaaacaaacacacacacactcactcaaacaaacaaacacacacacacacacacacacactcaaacaaacaaacaaacaaacacacacacactcactcaaacaaacaaacacacacacacacacacaaacaaacaaacaaacaaacacacacacactcactcaaacaaacaaacacacacacacacacacacactcaaacaaacaaacaaacacacacacacacactcactcaaacaaacaaacacacacacacacaaacaaacaaacaaacaaacacacacacacacacacacacacacacactcaaacaaacacacacacacacacacacacactcaaacaaacacacacacatacacacacacacacacacacacacacactcaaacaaacacacacacacacactcactcaaacaaacaaacaaacacacacacacacacacacacacaaacaaacaaacacacacacactcactcaaacaaacaaacacacacacacacacacacaaacaaacaaacaaacaaacacacacacactcactcaaacaaacaaacacacacacacacacacacacactcaaacaaacaaacaaacaaacacacacacacactcactcaaacaaacaaacacacacacacacacacaaacaaacaaacaaacaaacaaacacacacacacacacacacacacacacacactcaaacaaacacacacacacacacacacacacacacacacacacacacacacactcactcaaacacacaaacacacacacacacacacacacacacacacacaaacaaacacacacacactcactcaaacaaacaaacaaacacacacacacacacacacaca encodes:
- the LOC128509689 gene encoding uncharacterized protein LOC128509689, producing MQSCSVHHCVLFLLTFTLTTDPGSAASFPFYATLHQSVTLPCEAQCSGRAKWALDSNRDVVFAQCDQTSCTSVQKGFNMSYDQFKKGDLSLTITNPDYSMRKTYTCECDYSDYVTVNLRISPVSSAVQMRPGEDLKLDVSVPEPVEVIYRSRDSADDVQICTVTDRTLQCKSEYTPRTSLSYPELTLRHMERSESGTYTIRNLDYKEDIRVYDVSVSHTSLFEAVPHWAIRVMAMLAAFVVMFCAMWLWFINRVYCNCYNHFSSEP